Genomic DNA from Zonotrichia albicollis isolate bZonAlb1 chromosome 25, bZonAlb1.hap1, whole genome shotgun sequence:
TGAGTTCATGGGcaaggtgctgagcacaccttgcttcattgctgcctttcagcaactgatggagaggctgcagaggaTTGTCAAGCTGCCTCACCGCCTGCGGCCGGCCCAGACCAGCAAGGTAGAGAGAgccctgctgcagtgccagtgggcagtgccagtgccagccctgccccagcccagctgtgctctcctctcttccccccAGATCAACAGCGAGTACCGGGCAGAGTTTGCCCGCTGCCTGGAGCCCCTCCTGATGCTCAGCCCCCGCCGCTCCGTGGTGGGCAGCGCTGGTGGCATCGGACCTGGCATCACTGGCACCAACATGTGAGTTGCTAGGATTGCACCCAAGGCACATGTGCTACTGTGTCCCCTGCCACGTGCCACACTGCGCAGTCCCCTCAGCATCTCACCATGCCAACCttgcccctgctgctgcccttgaGCCTGTCACCTCAGCAGGGGTACCAggacagcacaggcacagctgcactGATGAACAACAGGCTTCAAGTGACACTTCTGGGAAGTGGGGTGGGTGGCAGAGGGGTGGGCAGCAgcggggctggcagctgggggCCTGGTTAAGCCTCACTCTATTCCCCAGCCCGGCCCCTGCCACGCTCCTTGGAGGGCTCTGCCCCCTCTCCATGGGTGCTCCACCTGGGCCAGCTCCTGCTCGCCCACATGCCCGTGGTGCCGCAGCCTCTTTGCCCGCCACTATTTTTATCAGAATTTCAGAGAAGTGCTCGGCCATTCTTCACCAGGGATATATTTAGGCCTGTTGATGTCACGGCAGCACCGGCCCTGCCAGGCCCTCCCAGCCAGAGAGGACAAACGGGCACTGCCACCCCATGGGGACTGCTCCTCGCCCCCAGGCAGGCTTGGCACTGCAGGGTGGCTGagctcctgggggctgctgtccccagcacgggcagggggagcacggcaCTGCACGGTAGGACCAATGCTGGTGGTGGTTAGCACGGGGAGATCATGGGATGGGGGGAACACAGGGGCGGCAGTGCCCCCCAGGAGATACCAGCGGTGAGAGAGCAAGCTGTATCCCACCCTTTAGAaactggagggtgctgggctcagctcctggcttCTCACTGCCACAGCTGGCTCCAAAATTGCAGGAATACGGAGAGCAGCCCACAGAAATGTGATTCTTGGGGCAGCATAAGGTACCTTTGACTGAACCTCTGTGCTTGGGTGAGGGAAGGGACGTGTGGGACTGGTGTGTCCCACTGGAGGTAAGGGGTGGTGggactgagctggcagcatggtccCTGGCACCTCACCCCCACTGCTGTACACCTGCAGCACGTCACTGTCACCTCTCCATGCAGGCTCCCTGGTGGCCAATGCTCCAAGACCCTCATGGTGCCCAGCTGTCCCCCCAGCAGTGACAAAATGTCCACGGGCCCCATGGTGAAGAAGCCAACGATGCACCGGTACATCAGCAccaaggtgctgctggctgaggggCGTGAGACCCCCTTTGCTGAGCACTGCCGCAACTACGAGAACACCTACCGGGTAGGGAcatggctgggagcagcatgggacaggacaggactgTGGGCTGGGTAGGGACATGACTGGGAGCAGGATGGGGCAGGACAGGACTGTGGGCTGGGTAGGGACATGGCTGGGAGGAGgatgggacaggacaggactgTGGGCTGGGTAGGGACATGGCTGGGAGCAGGATGGGACACGACAGGATTGTGGGCTGGGTAGGGACATGGCTGGGAGCAGGATGGGACACGACAGGATTGTGGGCTGGGTAGGGACATGGCTGGGAGCAGGATGGAACACGACAGGATTGTGGGCCAGGTTAGTGCTGCTTACATGGCTGTGCCCCCTGGTTCCTGCAGATGCTGCAGACGGAGATCCAGGGCCTGAAGGACcaggtgcaggagctgcaccgTGACCTCACCAAGCACCACTCGCTCATCAAGTCGGAGATCATGAGCGAGATCCTGCAGAAGTCGCTGCAGATGGACGTGCAGATCGCAGCTCACTACTCTGCCGTGGAGATGATGCGCAGCGTCTTTGAGGAGGTACAGCTGGCACGGCCTGGCAAAGCAGGGCCCCTCTGTGCCACATCAACGCattctgcccagctccctctctTCCCTCCAGGTTTGGGAGGAGACCTACCAGCGGGTAGCAAATGAGCAGGAGATCTATGAAGGTACTGCTGACTCCATGCTCCCTCCCcgtgccccctgtgccctccctggggggGTGGCCGTGTCCCAGCCCActcctctgcccccagcccagctccatgacctgctgcagctgaggcagGAGAACAGCTGCCTGAGCACCATCACCAAGCAGATCGCGCCCTACGTGCGCTCCATCGCCAAAGTGAAGGAGCGCCTGGAGCCCAGGTGAGGGGTGCAGGGACATTCAGGGCCAGGGGGGACACAGCTCATGGCTCACACCCATCCTGCCACAGGCTTCAGGAGCCTCAGGAGCCCAGAGAAGAACAGACCCAGATGCTGCTCAAGATCTGTGACAACAATGAAGTGGTGCCAAGGTAGGTGACAGCAAGCACCTCCCATGCCCTATCCCAGACAGTGACCCTGTCAAGGTGTCTTCCCTTCCCCAGGGATGCCTCACCTGGCAGCAACAAGGGGGCTTCACCCAGCCCCAGGGTGAAGGACACCCctggagacccctccccaacaAACAAAGACTGCTGCAGGGGCCAGCAGAAGAGTGGAGCAGAGACTGCTACTCCAAAAGAGCCAGCACCATAAGCCCAGTGCTGGGCACatggctgggctgctgggcacaACCACGCCCTGGTGAGTGACCAGCTCCTCTTGCCCAGTGCCACAAGCCAGGGCAGGAAACAGCCCGGGCAGCCATGTCTGCAGCACATACAAAGGCCTCAGGTGGACTTGCTTCTGAAAAACTCTCCTTGTGCTCTTCCTTGCATGTGTCAGAGTGAAATAAAAGGGTGCAGTTGTCCATGTCTGTGTGGTTCTGCAGTGCTGATAAAAGGGATCTGCTGGCTCAGGGTGTCCAGCTGCTCCTAAAACCAAAACATTGGCAaattatggggaaaaataaCTCCTGGTGGAGGGCAGGGGTACATGGCCAGGTGATGGAGCATCCTGTGAAGTGCTAGGCAGCCACGCACCAATGTGGGCTGGGTGCTCTAGAGGTTCCCTGCACATGTGGGAACTAAGAACTCACCAATCACTgtggcacacagggcagggtTTCACACTTTACTCCAGCTTTTCCCTAAAACTTCACATGCCTTCCCCACACCTGGTAAGCTGCTGTCTCCTCACAGAGCTTCTGGTCACAGGatttgggaaaataaaaggTTAAGAGAAGCTGTTGGTCTCCAAAGCTTCAAGAGCCTCTGAAAGTTTTGCTCAGGGTGGAGTTTATCCCTTTCTTTCGATGTCAACACATCCTGCTTGGACAGAGCCTGCACAGCTGGAACCAGCACTTGTGACATTAGGATCAAGCTTCATTTACTTTGAAGAACAATCTGGGAAtgaggctttgtttctgttgtCAAACAGCACATCAAACCCAAGTGACAAACTTGTTCCAAAGCTCCTTTGAtcaagggcacagcaggaacATTACTACCTATAAAAAATTGCTTAGATTAACCTGCTCGAGGCACCACTGGCTGGAACCAGTGCTTCCCTGAGACAAGAACAGCCCAAGTGGGAGCCTCtgagtgcccagcacagatcagCACTCTCCAACTGGTGAATTTTCAcctttgttcttttttcccAAGCCAAAACCCCACTCAGCAAAGGTCAAGTCAGCAGCAAGGGCATCAACAGATGCTCTGTGATCAAGCAAACCCAATGGAGGATGGACTCTGCATCAGTTCAGCAAGGAGAAACAGAGGGTCAGGGTCAGAGTTAGGGTCAGCCTCATCCCTCTGGCTGCACAGCCCCACAAACCACTGAGTCACAATCGTGCCTCAACACAGTGATGGTGTGTTCTGAGAACCCACCAGGAATTATAAAGCATTCCAGTTTCCATGATGCCACCAGCACCTCAAAAGATCTTCAAATAACCAGACAGAAACCCAcaatgttttctctttttcttttttttttttttaatacaaaaaaagaaaacctaaacCCAAACCCAAGCTATTCTCACCGAGTGCCCCTTCCTGAGCCGTACTGCAGCACCTTCCCCATGGAACACCACAAGCTCCAAGCATGAACTGACAAGCAACTCATTTCCATTCCAGCAAGGAAGAATAATGTAGAACTCAAGAAAACAGTGAACCTCTTTGGTATATAACAACAAAGTTATACCACACAGCTCAGTGGGAACCATTTCCAAATGGTTACTAGAAAAGAGCGTTAGCTAGCCCAACTCTTCTGGTTGGAGATTTCCTTAGAAGCATCTCCTACTTGCCCTAACATCACAGCTTTTGCCCAAAAGAGCAGGGGAGGACCTCAGGGACTACAGCCCTTAGCaagcctggcagctgtggctcttTCACAACCCAAATTCCTGGGATCTCTGCAAGACAGAGGCAGCCTGGCAGGATAGGAAGCAGCGTGATTTGGAAGCAGGAAGAAGGAACAGAGATGGCAGCAGGAGGCAGCGGCTGGAGCAGTGACACTGCACCCACAGCAGCATCCAAGGGACGAGGAGAGGGCCCAGAGGTGCTCAGATCCAGTGGCACGAGGGGAGCAGCAGAACCCTCCCTGCAGACCCCAAGGCCTAGAGAAGTGAGTGGTGCCATGCTGCACTCTGGCACTttgagggcagagctggaggctgcTCCCTCGGCCGCcccagtgccagctcagggAGTTTGCCCTGAGGAGATTAAAGTCGTGTCACCAGGCTCATGAGGTCAGAAAGCTTCAAAATCGAATTATGCAACAGGAACAATCTGCTGCCTAGCACCTTCCCCGCCCAGGGCCAGGAGGGCAGTGCTGTTTCCAGGTAGAATCAGTTCCAGAGGCGTTCCAAGACaattcagctgctgcaggcaggattCATTCTCTTTAGGGTCGCTACAGGCTAAGTTTTCTGGAAGATCCCTGAATGTGCAACGAAGGACTGATCTCAAGGAGCAGGAACGAGCTTCTGATCTGTGAGTGACCCAGCAGGCTGCCCAAAGCTGCAGCCCTCCACCAGCTCCTCCTGAGTGGCCAGGAAATACCAACAGGCACCTCCCGATGCCAGTGCCACACGGGCACTGGGTGCAGCAGGAGCCGGGCATCTGCTCAGCCAGCCTGGTTTGTGCCCATGTTACAGTTCCAATTTGACTCCTTTAATGAAAGGGAGACCCGATGGCACCTTCCTTTTGTACTCCAGGTACTCTTCTCCAAAGAAGTGGATGAGTGtgatctcctcctcctcaatCCGCTCCCTGAAGAAGCGCCAGGACGCCAGCGCGTAGCCCACCACGCAGATGGGATTGCAGAGCAACACCTGGAACAGAGCCTGCTGGTGAGCACCCCCTCAAGAACACAGCTCATCCCCCTCCAGCAACACtgacacagaaaaagaaaataccaCAAAACTCATTGTGAAACTTCACAAGCACTAGTTTCTCCCCAGAATGACAAAGGCAGTGCTGGCCTCACTGCCTCAGCTCTCAAAAGCTCCATGTGCCACACTAATGGACTCTCTCCAGAGAAACACAAGCCAATGCCAGCACCCAGCCAGCCACAAGAGCACACAGCTACAGCAGCACTGAGCTAAGGCTTGGCCACAGCTCAACCTCCCGTCAGGGACTTTCCTTGCCCTCAAGCACAGGACTGGTGTttggcaggagccaggctgagTCTGACCACTCACAGAAGGCATTTTGACCACAGTGATACAGAAAACTCTGCATACCAGCTTTAAACCAGCAGCAAATCACACCTCAAGCTTCCAAGGGAGTTGTGAGTCAAAACTCCTGCTCCACCATCTCTCCTTACCGCACAGAGAAAATTAAGGGAACAAGATCTTCCCAAAGATGCCATGGGGCAGAGAGTACAGGGATTCCAGATTTCCTGTGTGCCAGTGAGAGGCAGCAGAATCCAGGTCCAGTCTGCACCTCACCACAGCATGGGCAGCACTTAGAGCAAAGACTGGGGGTGTGACAGGAAAGGATCTGAGCACTCTGGATACAGTACCTGTGTTCCAATACTCCAGTAAAACCATCCCACGTAGGAGGGGTGCCGGAACCACCCGTACACCCCGCTTGTCACCAAAGTGTGGGTGTCAGATTTCTCGTTCTGAACGATGTGGTTGAAGTTGGAGCCTGCTGTGAGCATGGCTGCCTTCCTCAAGCAGTCCCCGAAGATCACCATCAGCAGCCCCACGGTGCTCAGCCAGGTGATCTGCTTCAGCTCTGCGTGGACAGGGAGGGGCACAACAGGTTTGCACAGGTCTCCAGGGGGCTGCTCAGTGAGTGGGCTTTGCCCCCATCTCAAAGCAAAATGTGTGACAGCAACAGCCATGCACTGCCATCCTGCACCAAACAGATAAAACCAGCAACGCCTGCTTGGTGTTAGCATGGATTAGTCCATGAGGGCCAGCTGGAGAGATTgagcaaaaccaacacaaagCACAGCCAAGGACATGCTCAGGCTGCTACAAAACAAAGGGGAGCAGTTTCCCTCTCCCAAGGATGAACAGATGAGCACAGCCAATTTGTCCCAGACTGGGGCAACCAGCAACACATTTGATGACTTAATTTTATTCCTGTCAAAAGGCAACACCCAGGTGTACCTGACACATAATTCTCATACCACCAAGGCAGGAAAGGGCTGAAGATCCCCTGGCCTGGCATATCAGAGCAAGCGAGGGCTCCCCCCTGCCCTCCCAAGATCCAGCCCAAGAGGCTTTGAGCACTGAGGGATTATGACTCtggcaaagctgctgcagggcagtcaCGGGGCAGCAAGCTGAGGGTCACCTGCACTTTGCTACCAGGCAGATGGACCCCAGGCAAGCCACGTGCAGCtaggcagagacaggcagggacagggtggcCGACCTGGGAAGAAGAGCTTCTCCAGCGTGAACTCCACCCAGGAGGACAGGGCAGCCAGGTTGTACTCGAAGCTGTGGTTGAGTAGGAAGGAGTCCAGCGAGAGGCTGCGCGGGTTGTTGATGGCTGTCACCAGATACTCCGAGTAGTGAAAGAGGGACAGGGAGCACATATACCTGCGGCGGGAGGGAAGGCAGGTTCAGCAGGGCCGGGGGCACCgtgcccgcccggcccggcccggcccttaCCATCCGAAGTGGCGCCAGGCGGAGCGGCCGGCGCTCAGCAGCAGCCCGCAGCCGAAAGCGAAGCCCAAGAAACAGGCCCGGACGGCGATCTGCAagcacagggaggggagaacgcgctgccgccgccgctccccgggCCCGGGGTATCCCTACCGGCGCACCCCGGCACCGGGACCCTCCACAGCCGCCGCCCGCCAGGGCCACCCCCGTACCTTGTAGAGCGGCCGCGGGTAGATGAGCAGCAGCGCCGCGTTCACGCCCGCCACGTGCAGGGCGAGAGCCAGGCGGCCGCGCAGGCCGGGAGCGGCCAGCAGGGAGGGGGACGAGCcgagcagcagcggcagcgccgCCACCGAGGCGCCgagcaggaaggagcagaggctgGCGCGGCCCTCCCGGCCCAGCCGCCCCCTCCGCGCCACCGCCGCCGCCATCatggcggccccgccccgcccgcgtcGCCCGGGAAACGGCCCCGCCGCTCTCGCGAGAGCCCCGCCCCGCGCAGCCgcggcagctgctgaggagccgCTCTCGCGAGAGTTGGTGCCGGTGCTGTGGGACGGGCTGGGGCCGCGGCTGCCGGGGCTGGTTGGGGTTCGGTCACGGAGCTGGTTTGGGCTCGGTCGGGGTTGGAGACCTTTTCCATCATCCTGTCCCACCGCCCGCCCGGCACTGCCACTGTAAtccccaagcccatcacccagCGGCAGGTGCAGATGCCCCAGAACACCTCCAGGCACGGTGActccatcccttcctgctgcctgagcACCCGAACAGGGACAACATTTGCTGATCCCTGTTCTGAATTTCCACTCTGTCAGCCTAAAGCCGTTACCCCCTGTCCTGACACTGCAGAAAAGACCAGACCCCACCTCACTAGAACCTCCTGTCAGGTAGTTTATTGTTTAACATCCCGAACCGGGAACCCATTCCAGCAGGAATTCATCTGAGAGTTTCATTAAAACAACTAGACTTCCTCAAAAACAACGCCGGGAGCGCCTGGCGCCACTTGGGGAGCGCGGGCGGAtctgggggagggaggaaaagcacaattgttttgaaataaaagtATCAGCCTTTCATTCCAGTCAATGAAACAGATTTTATTTATGCCACAGGATTCCTTAAATAACTTAGATGTGCACAGAAAACTACCTAGAGATGTCACAGACATTCAGTGCGGCCCCAGCGCGGCGCAGCACGTACGAAAGCTTTGGTGTGCATGGTAGGACAAACCAGCGAGTCgaacacagcagcacaaagacTCGCGGCCTCACGCGCCCCTCGAGCCACCACACgcccccagcctggctctgacaCAGGCAGGAACGTCACCAACAGGATCAAACAGCAACAATGGCTCTGGAAGCAGATGGTGAGTGCCTGGGAAGACTCCTGGGGGCTTTCAGAGCCACCTGAAGCACGAGGTGTGcagtgctgagcccagcagcagcagcgaagCGGTGGAGCCGGCAGCAGGCTGGGGCGGGCGGAGGCGCGGGGCTGGCGCGGGCCGGACACAAAAAACGAACGGGAACAACCTGTATGCTTGgcgggcactggtgccacacaggtcactgctgggcagcctgctgCTGCATCTGCGCCTGCCTCTTGGCTTTGGTCTGCAGGTACCTGCCCTTCCCTTCCTCAAAGCGACGCTTCTCGTCCTCTGTCTCGGTCTAAAGTCACAGAAAGAGTGCAAAGCTGTGGTGTCAGTGTGCTGCAAGTGTGTGTGGGAGGGAAACACGCCTCCCCTCACACTTCTAGAGGTGCTGCTCTCTGTCAAACATGCAGCATGACAGCCAGCGTGGCCTGCATTAAGAAGGAGACCTGTGCCACATCAAATATTAAGCAACACCCCCAGTCGGAAGCACCGTGTCAGCAAAGCCCTGCCAGGATTAGGGGAGATGATACAGGCAGGATGCTGgaatggggacaccatggggagcAGCTATTAGGGATGGGGGGCCTCCGTTGCCACTCAGGGCCCCCCCTGCATGCAGCCTGTTCTCAACaatgagaaaggagaaaatccCCAACCTCCACACTGGCacttttcaaaagaaataaaaaattaaaacaaaacaaaacaaaatcaaaatcccaaaacaaaaacaaacaaaacaaacccaaaacaaaaacaaaaatgaaacaataaaacaaaacaaaaaataaaaccccctgAAGCCTGTCCTGGGATGTCTCGTTCGTGCTTATATTTTTCTGCTGAGTAACTCAAGGGAAGAGGATTTcttgggctgggctctgccccaggaggagcaggagaggtgatggccctgctgggcccaATCCAAAGACAAAAGCTCTTACCAGCAGCTGCGGGACGGGCAGGGGCTtcccctccttgctcagggacACGTAGGTGAAGAAGGCGCTGACGGCCCGGTACCGCTCCCGGGGCTCGTCCACAAACGGGTCAGCATCCACAAAAACCTCTATTTCCATGGACTTATTGCTTGTGAATGTCATACGTCCTGAGACAGTGATGACACAGCCTgtgaaacagaaaggagctcATCAAGGGAGCACGGGGTAAAGTGTGTTTTATGCTTAAGCTATGTCTTAAGCAGAGCACAGGATTAATCAAACAGGGTCTAATTTTCTCTGCCAGCATGTCCTGAAAGCACATCCAAGGGAGCCACGGTGTGGCAACAGCACATCACAGTGCCTGCCACCACCCTTGGTACCTTTTTTGATCTTCTCATGGAAGTTGATGGCATCCACCGAGGCAGTGACAATGTTGGTCTTGCAGTGGCGGGCAGCCACAATCCCAGCAACCTCATCCATGAGCTTCATGGTGACAcctgtgagggcaggcagagggtcCTGTCTCAGGGAGGTCAGTGGGATTTCAGGGAAACCACACAAAGGTCAGTAAGGCCTTAGCATGGCCAAACCTATGCTGGGGAGTTGGACTGGAGACTAAGTCCCAATTTCAGGAAAATCCAGTACAAGGGCTCCTCTCAATACCAGGGCAATATTCTCACAGACCTGCGATTAAGGTCAGCTCTGTCTCTCCCAAATTTCTCTGAGCAAACTTCACCCTTACAAGGTGAGATCAGCCCCACAAACAGGAAACAGCTCTGAccatgtttgttttgtttgtttaaggATTAGTATGTGttgtcccagctctcagcaAACACACCTCTCCCAGGGCTTGCACCACAcatgccagccctgcaggtgatGGGTGCTGCCAGCCAAGAGGAAATTACTTCAGATAACAGCAGTCACACGCTGCATGCTTGTACTCCAAGATTTGCAATCTCACAGGCGATGACAAAACTAGGATTTACAGTTCAAGTACATGAGCTTTTGGGGCACAGAAAAAGATGAAGCTTTTGTCTCAGCTAAAGCAACTCTGACCTTGACAGTCAATATGCCTCCAGAGGCAGAGCCCACCAAAAACAGTCATTCTCCAACCACACTTtgctccagggaaaaggcaccTGGAGCTGAAGCCCAGGTGCTGCACAGGCAGTGCTCACTCACCTCCAtgcacaaagcccagcagtgTGCAGTCTGACGGGCCCACCAGGTGGATCAGGCTGGACTGGCTGTAGCCAACGGTGTGTGGCTCTGGTTAGAGAGCAAAGCAAGGTGAGAGCTACTCAGCTGGCACCCATACACCCCTGTCTTAAGTTGTCCAAAGGAAGAAAACATGGGGCTGGCTCGTGCAAAGCTGAACTATGTTGAAATCAATGGTTAAATCAGGCTGGAGAAGTTCCAAGAGCATAAACTGTTCATCACCTGACGGGCTGCTGCCTCCCTCTAATCTCCACCCATCCACTTTATTCCAGctcagctcatttctttcttttcaagcTTTCAAAGAGCATGAAAGCAAACAGGAGTGAACTGGGTCACACTGCCGTCTGCTTCCCCTCCCAGACCCTGCTGCATAGAGCCCCTGTGTTCCCCTTGGTGGGAAGACTTTCACATCcatgcccccagccctggcacatccTGGTGACCTCTGTCCCACCACACCCTCCAGGTGACAGAAGTCACACCCTCAAACTCCCAGTAGAGGAAATCCTCTCTCAGAAGGATTGATGAGAGATGTTAAAGAAgctcaaagaaaggaaaagcagcccaGTCCCACTCAGGGTGACCACCCATGGAGCAGTGCCCGCTGAACCTTACCTTTTGTCTGCCTGTCTGTGAGCAGGGaggacagaggagaaaaaagcatTTGAGCAACTTTCATCCCCCATCAGCTTCCCCAACATTCCTCATGTGCCACCTCTCCTCCACCTCTGCCTGAATGAAGACCACAGCCAGGCCTAGAGGTCACCCTTGCCCAGCACTTGCATTTACCCCTTGCTGAGCAAAACCAGCTCTAGCTGCACACAAGCACACAAGGATACAGGAACAGGGTTTTGGAGAGGGGATGTCATGCACCAGCCCCTTCAAGGTACCATGGGTATCCACTCAGCTCCCCCTCCACTcacacactgctgctccaaaatcccatccccatccctggtgtGGTGTTTCAGAATGCACACTTGCACCTACAGGGCCCAGGGGATGCCCAGGGGACCACTTTGGTCTCCAAGTACTGCTGGGCAATCTGCACTGGGTACACACTGCCCGTGTTACCTGGGTTGATGACAGGTAAGATCACGTCACCATTTCTCTGCTTTGTTTCCAGCCGATCCAGCTTTTGCTCCTCATAACGCTTCTTCCCCTCATCCTCCTGCTCCTTTCTCGCATACTGGAATAGAAGGCTGGTAAGAATGGGATTGGCAAAGccactggcacagctgggagtgCCAACAGGGCCAGGTTAGTGCCATTCCATGGGGAGGACAAATTCCAGTTAGGGGGGACCCAAGTGAGCTGTCCTACCTGGATGGGGGGAACCTCAACGACCTTATTGACGTTCTTCAGGGACAGTGGCACATACCACAGCGTCGCCTTGTTCGTCACCTTCTTTGCccctggaggagaagggggcAGCAGGTGAAGGTGCCAAGGCCAGCAGTGCTGTACCTGCCACCAGTCTGGGGTTGGGCACACACTGGCAATGCCACTGGCATTGGTGgccccttgccctgctggctcCTACCAGGCTTTAGCTCTTAGCAGATGTGACAATGTGCTTTTGGGAAGATGTCCCAGCAAGCGGAACTGGTTGTCAcagcaacagcaggaaaagggactTTTCAGGCCaaaggcagccacaggcagcAAATCAGGCAGGAAGAGCTACGAACAGATTTTGCTGTTTTTCACTACAATGGAGCCATAAATCCCAGGCAGCCTGCTTGGCCTCCCTCGCCAGCACCAGCCCTCCCTCCACTCCCAGCTCTGTCAATAAAAACACTAGATTTCCTCTCTGCCGAACGTGCTGGAGCAGAGGATGGGGTCACCTCTGCAAGCTCACTGTTATTCCTGGTGTTGTGGAacacagccaccagcagccaCCCACCTGTTAAAATGTTTTCAGACATGACGTTGACCTGAACCTCCACAGAGTGCCGGGAGGTGTAGGTGATCTCGGCACTGACGTTGGCCACCTCGCCGATGCACACTGGTGACAGGAAGTCAGTCCGCTCCACCCGTGCTAGTGCAGCCACACAGGGCTCCTGGGGACGGTGAGACAGCCAAGAGAGTGATCACAGCCACGCCACGGGACCacagctggcagctccctgaCACCAGCCAAACCTGCCATGCCATGTGCAGCTCGGATACTGCAACTGCCACCTTTATCAGCCACTGGCCGTGCTTCCTTCCCCATCTGTAAGCACCACTAGAGTTGCCCCAACTTGCCTTTCTCAGGAGTTAAAACATTAACAGCAATAATGAGTAATAATGTTTCTCATGGTAAACCACAATTTCAGCAGAATGCTTCCAGCTACTGGGACCTGGCTGCAGCCAGATTTGCATGCAGGAGGAAACACTCCCAGTGAGACACGGCAGGGAGTGGAAGGTCACCGTGCCAGAGGCTGGCAGACACACCGGCACCTACTCACCCCGGCCTGGGAATTGCAGTGGCGGGTGCTGATGATGGCTCCTG
This window encodes:
- the RNF207 gene encoding RING finger protein 207; its protein translation is MAGGIFSPLGSCSELEKANCHPLVCLLCHEPYQHPCLLDCYHNFCASCLRGRASDGRLRCPLCGHPSVVRGGTGLPPVDRLLQFLVDSSADSEEDVQCANCDRCCTKAELDTMYFCNTCGQPLCAPCREETHRARMFARHEIVSLSKRTKDIHKKCPLHEEPYIMFSTEKKSMLCINCFRDMQGESRAHCIDIETAYMQGCQRLDQAVMAVKELQTSTREAIVLLKAMIEEVRNSASEEEAAINSLFSRMQEQLSERKKTLLKAVQSQHEEKEKAFKEQLAHLASLLPTLQIHLVTCSAFLSSANKAEFLDLGYQLMERLQRIVKLPHRLRPAQTSKINSEYRAEFARCLEPLLMLSPRRSVVGSAGGIGPGITGTNMLPGGQCSKTLMVPSCPPSSDKMSTGPMVKKPTMHRYISTKVLLAEGRETPFAEHCRNYENTYRMLQTEIQGLKDQVQELHRDLTKHHSLIKSEIMSEILQKSLQMDVQIAAHYSAVEMMRSVFEEVWEETYQRVANEQEIYEAQLHDLLQLRQENSCLSTITKQIAPYVRSIAKVKERLEPRLQEPQEPREEQTQMLLKICDNNEVVPRDASPGSNKGASPSPRVKDTPGDPSPTNKDCCRGQQKSGAETATPKEPAP
- the ICMT gene encoding protein-S-isoprenylcysteine O-methyltransferase; this encodes MMAAAVARRGRLGREGRASLCSFLLGASVAALPLLLGSSPSLLAAPGLRGRLALALHVAGVNAALLLIYPRPLYKIAVRACFLGFAFGCGLLLSAGRSAWRHFGWYMCSLSLFHYSEYLVTAINNPRSLSLDSFLLNHSFEYNLAALSSWVEFTLEKLFFPELKQITWLSTVGLLMVIFGDCLRKAAMLTAGSNFNHIVQNEKSDTHTLVTSGVYGWFRHPSYVGWFYWSIGTQVLLCNPICVVGYALASWRFFRERIEEEEITLIHFFGEEYLEYKRKVPSGLPFIKGVKLEL